In the Vespa crabro chromosome 10, iyVesCrab1.2, whole genome shotgun sequence genome, one interval contains:
- the LOC124427627 gene encoding MATH and LRR domain-containing protein PFE0570w-like isoform X1, which produces MRDRGARERPTSTHELATSASERATEDRSSSCSFVTTHDRSGFMETLEASHACRLCGNKSGISINIFDKKKNHIRKINAVLPIMVHEMDLLPKLMCHLCSFKLEEFYKFYLNCLKTDAHLKSQLSWMKKKEESKERIGIPMVQIKNVKIKVEPIDYEMYDLDPIVKNVNYIDSMKSRTFPMNRSSRTCGIREKMSYKTYCQCWCDKKNQRERSISNEYKKSCATKKSTNDETNVETRTVADDSLEIIRNDILPSPYSKRISINNLSERKNEMIGTNISRDNDKIYRNRRIKGEVLRNPLTCILRPRKISVNYVETRKKLHSTFKVHNGAKSSNDIRRTMSSLAEATTSITPTIKIEKEEEIEVVNEEENEDTKEQGEKEEKEEEEEEEDEEEEEEEEEMKKITNFEGRALRPRKGTINYNERKRKTFDNLYRPLSHNINLVNGKKQKLENVTREWRLANEKTKQKTKFMEKNVKVKIKEEIIDDLENMIVDNSEKNKTRKSVKNSSLNIDDISQKIVPKTTESKFIPTTSHLRESRDSLHLSNKLESLPKVLSKSNKIVAKCKKSLPMVSQSLKYLRSHNFYLRSGKIKKFADVDILPETTRHNAKQVNSRNSLKIKKDLSNIDDTSFSSTNVPSSVNLKHYCERCNISFANKELYKLHTCYG; this is translated from the exons ATGCGAGATCGTGGCGCGAGGGAGCGACCCACGAGTACCCACGAGCTCGCAACGTCCGCGAGTGAGAGAGCCACCGAGGATCGTTCTTCTTCGTGCTCCTTCGTCACGACGCACGATCGATCGGGCTTTATGGAGACCCTCGAGGCGAGCCACGCGTGCCGCCTATGCGGCAACAAGTCCGGTATCTCCATAAATATCTTCGACAAGAAGAAGAACCACATCAGAAAGATCAACGCCGTTCTACCGATCATG GTGCATGAAATGGATTTATTACCGAAGTTGATGTGTCATTTGTGTAGCTTCAAACTCGaagaattttacaaattttatttgaattgcTTGAAAACGGACGCACATTTAAAAAGCCAATTGTCctggatgaagaaaaaagaagaatcgaaGGAGAGAATCGGTATACCTAtggttcaaataaaaaatgtcaaGATCAAGGTCGAACCGATCGATTACGAAATGTATGATTTGGATCCGATCGTTAAGAATGTCAATTACATAGATTCAATGAAATCAAGAACATTTCCCATGAATAGATCATCAAGGACATGTGGAATTCGCGAAAAGATGTCATATAAAACTTATTGCCAATGTTggtgcgataaaaaaaatcaaagggAACGGTCGATAtcgaacgaatataaaaaatcttgCGCTACAAAGAAATCTACAAATGATGAAACAAACGTGGAAACTAGAACTGTTGCTGATGATTCATTGGAAATCATTAGAAACGATATTTTACCTAGTCCCTATTCCAAAagaatttctataaataatttatctgaacgaaagaacgaaatgaTCGGCACGAATATATCTCgggataacgataaaatctatAGAAATCGTCGCATAAAAGGCGAGGTATTAAGGAATCCCTTGACCTGCATTTTACGACCTAGAAAAATTTCCGTTAATTATGTAGAAACAAGGAAGAAATTACACAGTACCTTTAAAGTGCATAACGGTGCAAAGTCAAGCAACGATATTCGTAGGACGATGTCGTCCTTGGCTGAGGCAACAACGAGTATTACACCAACGATAAAAatcgagaaggaggaggagatagAAGTGGTGaatgaagaagagaatgagGATACGAAAGAGCAAggcgaaaaagaagagaaggaagaggaggaggaagaggaagatgaagaagaagaagaagaagaagaagagatgaaGAAGATAACAAATTTCGAAGGCCGTGCGTTGAGACCGCGTAAAGGAACGatcaattataacgaaagaaaaagaaaaacttttgatAATTTGTATCGGCCGTTATCGCACAATATTAATCTTGTCAATGGTAAAAAGCAAAAACTTGAAAACGTTACACGCGAGTGGAGATTAGCGAACGAGAAGACGAAACAAAAGACAAAATTCATGGAAAAGAACGTTAAGGTgaagataaaggaagaaatcATCGACGATCTCGAAAATATGATTGTTGATAATTCCGAGAAGAATAAAACGCGTAAATCGGTTAAAAATTCATCCCTTAATATCGACGATATATCCCAAAAAATTGTTCCGAAAACAACCGAATCAAAATTCATACCTACAACGAGTCATTTACGAGAATCCAGGGATAGTTTACATTTGTCTAATAAATTAGAATCCTTGCCAAAGGTATTAAgcaaatctaataaaatagtCGCGAAATGTAAGAAGAGTTTACCTATGGTAAGCcaatcgttaaaatatttaaggaGTCACAATTTTTATCTTAGAAGTGGTAAAATCAAGAAATTCGCCGATGTCGATATATTACCAGAGACAACGAGACATAATGCGAAACAAGTCAACTCCCGAAATAGTctaaaaattaagaaagatctttcaaatatcgatgatacttctttttctAGTACAAATGTTCCTTCATCTGTTAATTTGAAACATTATTGCGAACGATGTAATATAAGCTTCGCAAACAAAGAACTTTACAAGTTGCATACTTGTTACGgttga
- the LOC124427632 gene encoding pre-mRNA-splicing factor Syf2, whose amino-acid sequence METNVELQEKSLKDKQVEWKKRLRELHTKRNEARQENHKEVVEEDKRNKLPANWESRKRQAEWIIQDEAARKIAEEKGEDYERIKLLHIDATEAERIARKKKNKKNPDPGFSDYEQAAVRQYNRLVKNIKPNMESYEELKEKLGPAFYGDKNTILHGLHEDKKEAIDKMVDNLEKQIAKRERYSRRRMHNDDADIDYINERNAKFNEKLERFYGEYTRETKLNLERGTAI is encoded by the exons ATGGAAACAAATGTAGAATTGCAAGAAAAGTctttaaaagataaacaagTAGAATGGAAAAAACGTTTACGGGAGCTTCACACGAAAAGG AATGAAGCAAGACAAGAGAATCACAAAGAAGTCGTTGAAGaggataagagaaataaacttCCAGCAAATTGGGAatcaagaaaaagacaagCCGAATGGATAATACAAGATGAAGCGGCTAGGAAAATTgcagaagaaaagggagaagattatgaaagaattaaattacttCACATAGATGCAACGGAAGCAGAGCGCAtagcaagaaaaaagaaaaataagaaaaatccgGATCCAGGCTTTTCAGATTATGAACAAGCTGCTGTTCGTCAATATAATAGattagttaaaaatattaaaccaAATATGGAATCATATGAAGAACTCAAAGAAAAACTTGGACCTGCATTTTATGGggataaaaatacaattttgcATGGCCTTCatgaagataagaaagaagcaATTGATAAAATGGTTGACAATTTGGAAAAAca GATTGCTAAACGAGAGAGGtatagtagaagaagaatgCATAATGACGATGCggatattgattatattaatgaacGTAATGctaaattcaatgaaaaattagaaagatttTATGGCGAATATACTCGTGAGACCAAACTCAATTTAGAACGTGGCACAgctatttaa
- the LOC124427627 gene encoding MATH and LRR domain-containing protein PFE0570w-like isoform X2, translating into MDLLPKLMCHLCSFKLEEFYKFYLNCLKTDAHLKSQLSWMKKKEESKERIGIPMVQIKNVKIKVEPIDYEMYDLDPIVKNVNYIDSMKSRTFPMNRSSRTCGIREKMSYKTYCQCWCDKKNQRERSISNEYKKSCATKKSTNDETNVETRTVADDSLEIIRNDILPSPYSKRISINNLSERKNEMIGTNISRDNDKIYRNRRIKGEVLRNPLTCILRPRKISVNYVETRKKLHSTFKVHNGAKSSNDIRRTMSSLAEATTSITPTIKIEKEEEIEVVNEEENEDTKEQGEKEEKEEEEEEEDEEEEEEEEEMKKITNFEGRALRPRKGTINYNERKRKTFDNLYRPLSHNINLVNGKKQKLENVTREWRLANEKTKQKTKFMEKNVKVKIKEEIIDDLENMIVDNSEKNKTRKSVKNSSLNIDDISQKIVPKTTESKFIPTTSHLRESRDSLHLSNKLESLPKVLSKSNKIVAKCKKSLPMVSQSLKYLRSHNFYLRSGKIKKFADVDILPETTRHNAKQVNSRNSLKIKKDLSNIDDTSFSSTNVPSSVNLKHYCERCNISFANKELYKLHTCYG; encoded by the coding sequence ATGGATTTATTACCGAAGTTGATGTGTCATTTGTGTAGCTTCAAACTCGaagaattttacaaattttatttgaattgcTTGAAAACGGACGCACATTTAAAAAGCCAATTGTCctggatgaagaaaaaagaagaatcgaaGGAGAGAATCGGTATACCTAtggttcaaataaaaaatgtcaaGATCAAGGTCGAACCGATCGATTACGAAATGTATGATTTGGATCCGATCGTTAAGAATGTCAATTACATAGATTCAATGAAATCAAGAACATTTCCCATGAATAGATCATCAAGGACATGTGGAATTCGCGAAAAGATGTCATATAAAACTTATTGCCAATGTTggtgcgataaaaaaaatcaaagggAACGGTCGATAtcgaacgaatataaaaaatcttgCGCTACAAAGAAATCTACAAATGATGAAACAAACGTGGAAACTAGAACTGTTGCTGATGATTCATTGGAAATCATTAGAAACGATATTTTACCTAGTCCCTATTCCAAAagaatttctataaataatttatctgaacgaaagaacgaaatgaTCGGCACGAATATATCTCgggataacgataaaatctatAGAAATCGTCGCATAAAAGGCGAGGTATTAAGGAATCCCTTGACCTGCATTTTACGACCTAGAAAAATTTCCGTTAATTATGTAGAAACAAGGAAGAAATTACACAGTACCTTTAAAGTGCATAACGGTGCAAAGTCAAGCAACGATATTCGTAGGACGATGTCGTCCTTGGCTGAGGCAACAACGAGTATTACACCAACGATAAAAatcgagaaggaggaggagatagAAGTGGTGaatgaagaagagaatgagGATACGAAAGAGCAAggcgaaaaagaagagaaggaagaggaggaggaagaggaagatgaagaagaagaagaagaagaagaagagatgaaGAAGATAACAAATTTCGAAGGCCGTGCGTTGAGACCGCGTAAAGGAACGatcaattataacgaaagaaaaagaaaaacttttgatAATTTGTATCGGCCGTTATCGCACAATATTAATCTTGTCAATGGTAAAAAGCAAAAACTTGAAAACGTTACACGCGAGTGGAGATTAGCGAACGAGAAGACGAAACAAAAGACAAAATTCATGGAAAAGAACGTTAAGGTgaagataaaggaagaaatcATCGACGATCTCGAAAATATGATTGTTGATAATTCCGAGAAGAATAAAACGCGTAAATCGGTTAAAAATTCATCCCTTAATATCGACGATATATCCCAAAAAATTGTTCCGAAAACAACCGAATCAAAATTCATACCTACAACGAGTCATTTACGAGAATCCAGGGATAGTTTACATTTGTCTAATAAATTAGAATCCTTGCCAAAGGTATTAAgcaaatctaataaaatagtCGCGAAATGTAAGAAGAGTTTACCTATGGTAAGCcaatcgttaaaatatttaaggaGTCACAATTTTTATCTTAGAAGTGGTAAAATCAAGAAATTCGCCGATGTCGATATATTACCAGAGACAACGAGACATAATGCGAAACAAGTCAACTCCCGAAATAGTctaaaaattaagaaagatctttcaaatatcgatgatacttctttttctAGTACAAATGTTCCTTCATCTGTTAATTTGAAACATTATTGCGAACGATGTAATATAAGCTTCGCAAACAAAGAACTTTACAAGTTGCATACTTGTTACGgttga